From Streptomyces sp. NBC_00775, one genomic window encodes:
- a CDS encoding NAD(P)H-dependent glycerol-3-phosphate dehydrogenase, producing the protein MSKPVKAAVFGTGSWGTAFGMVLADAGCDVTLWGRRAELAAAVNSTRTNPDYLPGVELPENLRATTDPAEAAADADFTVLAVPSQTLRGNLAEWVPLLAPDTVLVSLMKGVELGSTMRMSEVIEDVAKVGADRVAVVTGPNLAREIAARMPAAAVVACRSEAVAQRLQSACHTPYFRPYTVTDVVGAELGGAVKNVIGLAVGIADGMGLGDNAKGSLITRGLAETTRLGLAMGADPMTFSGLAGLGDLVATCSSPLSRNHTFGTNLGKGMTLQETIAVTKQTAEGVKSCESVLDLARRHGVDMPITETVVAIVHDGKPPVVAVKELMSRSAKPERR; encoded by the coding sequence GTGAGCAAGCCGGTCAAGGCGGCCGTCTTCGGGACCGGATCGTGGGGCACGGCGTTCGGCATGGTGCTCGCCGACGCGGGGTGCGACGTCACGCTGTGGGGGCGTCGCGCCGAACTCGCCGCGGCGGTCAACTCCACCCGGACGAACCCGGACTACCTGCCGGGCGTCGAACTCCCCGAGAACCTGCGGGCCACGACCGACCCCGCCGAGGCCGCCGCGGACGCCGACTTCACCGTCCTCGCGGTGCCGTCGCAGACGCTGCGCGGGAACCTCGCGGAATGGGTACCGCTGCTCGCTCCCGACACCGTCCTGGTCTCCCTGATGAAGGGCGTCGAACTCGGCTCCACCATGCGGATGAGCGAGGTCATCGAGGACGTCGCCAAGGTCGGCGCGGACCGGGTCGCCGTGGTCACCGGGCCCAACCTGGCGCGTGAGATCGCCGCGCGGATGCCGGCCGCCGCCGTGGTCGCCTGCCGCTCCGAAGCGGTCGCCCAGCGCCTCCAGTCCGCCTGCCACACGCCGTACTTCCGCCCGTACACCGTCACCGACGTGGTGGGCGCCGAACTCGGCGGCGCCGTCAAGAACGTGATCGGTCTCGCCGTCGGCATCGCGGACGGCATGGGCCTCGGCGACAACGCCAAGGGCTCGCTCATCACGCGCGGTCTCGCGGAGACCACCCGGCTCGGACTCGCCATGGGCGCCGACCCGATGACCTTCTCCGGACTCGCGGGCCTCGGCGACCTGGTGGCCACCTGCTCCTCGCCGCTGTCGCGCAACCACACCTTCGGCACCAACCTCGGCAAGGGCATGACCCTCCAGGAGACCATCGCGGTCACCAAGCAGACCGCCGAGGGCGTCAAGTCCTGTGAGTCCGTGCTGGATCTGGCCCGCAGGCACGGCGTCGACATGCCCATCACGGAGACGGTCGTCGCCATCGTGCACGACGGCAAGCCTCCGGTGGTCGCCGTCAAGGAACTGATGTCGCGCAGCGCGAAGCCCGAGCGCCGCTGA
- a CDS encoding lysophospholipid acyltransferase family protein — MPRRRIGFWYRFAAVLCKPPLVVLIKRDWRGMENIPVEGGFITAVNHNSHVDPFAYAHYQYNTGRVPRFLAKAGLFRKGFVGAAMRGTGQIPVYRESTDALSAFRAAIDAVERGECVAFYPEGTLTRDPDGWPMTGKTGAARVALQTKCPVIPVAQWGANELLPPYAKKPNLLPRKTHHVLAGPPVDLSRFYDKEMSPDLLKEATEVIMAAITAQLERIRGERAPEKPYDPREVRIAQRRRAAAKEKAQAQQEEGQGT; from the coding sequence GTGCCCCGCCGCAGAATCGGCTTCTGGTACCGCTTCGCAGCGGTCCTCTGCAAACCACCACTGGTGGTTCTGATCAAGCGGGACTGGCGCGGAATGGAGAACATTCCGGTCGAGGGCGGATTTATCACCGCGGTGAACCACAATTCGCATGTGGACCCGTTCGCATACGCGCACTATCAGTACAACACCGGGCGTGTTCCGCGATTCCTGGCGAAGGCGGGCCTTTTCCGGAAGGGATTCGTGGGGGCCGCGATGCGCGGCACCGGACAGATCCCCGTCTACCGCGAGAGCACCGACGCGCTGAGCGCCTTCCGGGCCGCGATCGACGCCGTGGAACGCGGCGAGTGCGTCGCGTTCTACCCCGAAGGCACCCTCACCCGCGATCCCGACGGCTGGCCGATGACCGGCAAGACCGGTGCCGCCCGCGTCGCGCTGCAGACCAAGTGCCCGGTGATTCCGGTCGCCCAGTGGGGCGCCAACGAACTGCTGCCGCCGTACGCCAAGAAGCCCAACCTCCTTCCGCGCAAGACCCACCACGTGCTCGCGGGCCCGCCGGTGGACCTCTCGCGCTTCTACGACAAGGAGATGAGCCCGGACCTCCTGAAGGAGGCCACCGAGGTCATCATGGCCGCCATCACCGCGCAGCTGGAGCGGATCCGCGGCGAGCGGGCGCCCGAGAAGCCGTACGACCCGCGTGAGGTGCGCATCGCGCAGCGCCGCAGGGCCGCGGCCAAGGAAAAAGCACAGGCACAGCAGGAAGAGGGGCAGGGCACGTGA
- the cofC gene encoding 2-phospho-L-lactate guanylyltransferase encodes MRWTLVIPLKPLARAKSRLADTAADGLRPGLALAFAQDTVAAALACAAVLDVAVVTADALAGRELAALGARIVADEPGGGLNAALAHGVGAVRSRTPEIAVAALNADLPALRSAELGRVLDAAGEFPRAFLPDAAAIGTTLLAAGAGRELLPSFGTDSRVRHRASGAVELRLDAVDSVRQDVDTGDDLRAALALGVGPRTAAAAARLLIPGQ; translated from the coding sequence GTGCGGTGGACTTTGGTCATACCCCTCAAACCTCTGGCGCGCGCCAAGAGCAGGCTGGCGGACACGGCCGCCGACGGACTGCGCCCCGGGCTCGCCCTCGCCTTCGCGCAGGACACCGTGGCGGCCGCGCTGGCCTGCGCCGCGGTCCTGGATGTGGCGGTCGTCACGGCCGACGCCCTGGCCGGCCGGGAGCTGGCCGCACTGGGGGCACGGATCGTCGCGGACGAGCCGGGAGGGGGCCTGAACGCGGCGCTGGCGCACGGAGTGGGGGCCGTACGCTCCCGAACTCCCGAAATCGCCGTGGCCGCCCTGAACGCCGATCTGCCCGCGTTGCGCTCCGCGGAATTGGGCCGGGTGCTTGATGCCGCCGGTGAATTCCCGCGGGCTTTTCTTCCCGATGCCGCCGCAATCGGTACGACGCTGCTGGCCGCGGGGGCTGGGCGGGAATTGCTGCCGTCTTTCGGTACGGATTCCAGGGTGCGGCATCGGGCTTCGGGTGCCGTGGAACTCCGGCTCGACGCCGTGGATTCCGTACGGCAGGACGTGGACACCGGGGATGATCTGCGGGCGGCGTTGGCGTTGGGCGTGGGGCCTCGGACGGCGGCTGCGGCGGCTCGGTTGCTGATTCCCGGGCAGTAG
- a CDS encoding HU family DNA-binding protein: protein MNKAQLVEAIADKVGGRQQAADAVDAVLDAIVRAVVSGDRVSVTGFGSFEKVDRPARYARNPQTGERVRVKKTSVPRFRAGQGFKDLVSGSKKLPRGGEVAVKKAPKGSLTGGAAATVKKAAAKKATTAKKAVAKKTVAKKTVAKKTTAAVKKTTATAKKTTAKKTTATAKKAAAKKTTAKKATAKKAPAKKATAKKAPAKKSTARKTTAKKATARK from the coding sequence GTGAACAAGGCGCAGCTCGTAGAAGCGATTGCCGACAAGGTCGGCGGGCGTCAGCAGGCCGCCGACGCGGTCGACGCCGTACTGGACGCCATCGTCCGTGCAGTTGTCAGCGGGGATCGGGTCTCGGTCACCGGCTTCGGTTCCTTCGAGAAGGTCGACCGTCCGGCTCGCTACGCCCGCAACCCGCAGACCGGTGAGCGCGTTCGGGTCAAGAAGACCTCTGTGCCGCGCTTCCGTGCGGGCCAGGGCTTCAAGGACCTGGTGAGCGGCTCGAAGAAGCTTCCGCGGGGTGGCGAGGTCGCCGTCAAGAAGGCGCCCAAGGGCAGCCTGACCGGTGGCGCCGCGGCGACGGTCAAGAAGGCCGCGGCCAAGAAGGCCACCACCGCCAAGAAGGCCGTGGCCAAGAAGACGGTCGCGAAGAAGACGGTCGCGAAGAAGACCACCGCCGCAGTGAAGAAGACGACGGCGACCGCCAAGAAGACGACCGCCAAGAAGACCACGGCGACCGCCAAGAAGGCCGCGGCGAAGAAGACCACCGCCAAGAAGGCGACCGCCAAGAAGGCCCCGGCGAAGAAGGCGACGGCCAAGAAGGCCCCCGCCAAGAAGTCGACGGCTCGCAAGACCACCGCCAAGAAGGCCACCGCCCGCAAGTAG
- the leuD gene encoding 3-isopropylmalate dehydratase small subunit produces MEAFTTHTGRAVPLRRSNVDTDQIIPAHWLKKVTRDGFEDGLFEAWRKDENFILNRPERKGATVLVAGPDFGTGSSREHAVWALQNYGFKAVISSRFADIFRGNSLKNGLLTVVLEQKIVDALQELTEQDPEAEITVDLEAREVRAEGITAAFELDENARWRLLNGLDDISITLQNEGDIAAYEAKRPSYKPKTLHV; encoded by the coding sequence ATGGAAGCATTCACCACGCACACCGGCCGGGCCGTCCCGCTGCGCCGCAGCAACGTCGACACCGACCAGATCATCCCCGCCCACTGGCTCAAGAAGGTGACCAGGGACGGCTTCGAGGACGGGCTGTTCGAGGCCTGGCGCAAGGACGAGAACTTCATCCTCAACCGGCCCGAGCGCAAGGGCGCCACGGTTCTGGTCGCCGGTCCCGACTTCGGTACGGGCTCCTCGCGCGAGCACGCCGTCTGGGCGCTGCAGAACTACGGCTTCAAGGCCGTCATCTCCTCCCGCTTCGCGGACATCTTCCGGGGCAACTCGCTCAAGAACGGCCTGCTCACGGTGGTTCTGGAGCAGAAGATCGTGGACGCCCTCCAGGAGCTCACGGAGCAGGACCCCGAGGCCGAGATCACGGTCGACCTGGAGGCCCGCGAGGTGCGCGCCGAGGGCATCACCGCGGCCTTCGAGCTCGACGAGAACGCCCGCTGGCGGCTGCTGAACGGCCTGGACGACATCTCCATCACCCTCCAGAACGAGGGCGACATCGCCGCCTACGAGGCCAAGCGGCCGTCGTACAAGCCGAAGACGCTGCACGTCTGA
- the leuC gene encoding 3-isopropylmalate dehydratase large subunit: MGRTLAEKVWDDHVVRRAEGEPDLLFIDLHLLHEVTSPQAFDGLRQAGRPVRRLDLTIATEDHNTPTLDIDKPIADPVSRVQLETLRKNAAEFGVRLHSLGDVEQGVVHVVGPQLGLTQPGTTVVCGDSHTSTHGAFGALAFGIGTSQVEHVLATQTLPLARPKTMAITVDGDLPDGVTAKDLILAIIAKIGTGGGQGYILEYRGSAIENLSMEARMTICNMSIEAGARAGMIAPDETTFAYLKGRAHAPEGEDWDAAVAYWKTLKSDDDAEFDEEVVIDAASLSPFVTWGTNPGQGAPLSAAVPDPASYEDASERLAAEKALEYMGLSAGQPLRDIKVDTVFVGSCTNGRIEDLRAAAAIVGGRKVADGVRMLVVPGSARVGLQAVSEGLDVVFKEAGAEWRHAGCSMCLGMNPDQLAPGERSASTSNRNFEGRQGKGGRTHLVSPQVAAATAVLGHLASPADLSDADVRTPAGV; the protein is encoded by the coding sequence ATGGGTAGGACACTCGCGGAGAAGGTCTGGGACGACCATGTCGTCCGGCGCGCCGAGGGCGAGCCCGACCTCCTCTTCATCGATCTGCACCTGCTGCACGAGGTGACCAGCCCGCAGGCCTTCGACGGTCTGCGTCAGGCGGGGCGCCCGGTGCGCCGCCTCGACCTCACCATCGCCACCGAGGATCACAACACCCCGACCCTCGACATCGACAAGCCCATCGCGGACCCGGTCTCCCGGGTCCAGCTGGAGACGCTGCGCAAGAACGCCGCCGAGTTCGGTGTGCGCCTGCACTCGCTGGGCGACGTCGAGCAGGGCGTCGTCCACGTGGTGGGACCGCAGCTGGGCCTGACCCAGCCGGGCACCACCGTGGTCTGCGGTGACTCCCACACCTCCACGCACGGTGCCTTCGGCGCGCTGGCGTTCGGCATCGGCACCTCGCAGGTCGAGCATGTGCTGGCCACCCAGACGCTGCCGCTGGCCCGCCCGAAGACCATGGCCATCACGGTCGACGGTGATCTGCCCGACGGCGTCACCGCCAAGGACCTGATCCTGGCGATCATCGCCAAGATCGGTACGGGTGGCGGTCAGGGCTACATCCTGGAATACCGCGGCTCCGCCATCGAGAACCTCTCGATGGAGGCCCGGATGACCATCTGCAACATGTCGATCGAGGCCGGCGCCCGCGCCGGCATGATCGCCCCCGACGAGACCACCTTCGCGTACCTGAAGGGCCGCGCCCACGCCCCCGAGGGCGAGGACTGGGACGCCGCCGTCGCGTACTGGAAGACCCTGAAGTCGGACGACGACGCGGAATTCGACGAGGAGGTCGTCATCGACGCCGCCTCCCTGTCGCCGTTCGTCACCTGGGGCACCAACCCCGGCCAGGGTGCGCCGCTTTCGGCGGCCGTCCCCGATCCGGCTTCGTACGAAGACGCTTCGGAGCGCCTGGCCGCCGAAAAGGCCCTGGAATACATGGGGTTGAGCGCCGGACAGCCGCTGCGCGACATCAAGGTCGACACCGTCTTCGTAGGTTCCTGCACCAACGGCCGTATCGAGGACCTGCGCGCCGCCGCCGCGATCGTCGGGGGCCGCAAAGTCGCCGACGGCGTACGGATGCTGGTGGTCCCCGGCTCCGCGCGGGTCGGTCTGCAGGCCGTCTCCGAGGGCCTGGACGTGGTCTTCAAGGAGGCCGGCGCCGAATGGCGGCACGCGGGCTGCTCGATGTGTCTGGGCATGAACCCCGACCAGCTGGCCCCCGGTGAGCGCTCCGCGTCCACCTCCAACCGCAACTTCGAGGGCAGGCAGGGCAAGGGCGGCCGTACGCACCTGGTCTCGCCGCAGGTCGCCGCCGCCACCGCCGTGCTGGGCCATCTGGCTTCGCCGGCCGACCTGTCCGACGCCGACGTCCGTACGCCCGCTGGAGTCTGA
- the ndgR gene encoding IclR family transcriptional regulator NdgR encodes MDNSSGVGVLDKAALVLSALESGPATLAGLVAATGLARPTAHRLAVALEHHRMVARDMQGRFILGPRLAELAAAAGEDRLLATAGPVLTHLRDITGESAQLYRRQGDMRICVAAAERLSGLRDTVPVGSTLTMKAGSSAQILMAWEEPERLHRGLQGARFTATALSGVRRRGWAQSIGEREPGVASVSAPVRGPSNRVVAAVSVSGPIERLTRHPGRMHAQAVIDAAARLSEALRRTG; translated from the coding sequence ATGGACAACAGTAGCGGCGTCGGCGTTCTGGACAAGGCAGCCCTTGTCCTGAGCGCTCTGGAGTCCGGTCCGGCCACCCTCGCGGGACTGGTCGCGGCGACTGGACTGGCACGACCCACGGCACATCGCCTCGCCGTGGCACTTGAACACCACCGCATGGTGGCGCGTGACATGCAGGGCCGGTTCATTCTCGGCCCCCGTCTCGCCGAGCTGGCCGCGGCCGCCGGCGAGGACCGCCTCCTCGCGACGGCGGGCCCGGTGCTCACACACCTGCGTGACATCACGGGCGAGAGCGCGCAGCTCTACCGCCGCCAGGGCGACATGCGCATCTGCGTCGCCGCGGCCGAGCGCCTGTCGGGCCTGCGGGACACGGTCCCGGTCGGCTCCACGCTCACCATGAAGGCCGGCTCCTCGGCCCAGATCCTGATGGCCTGGGAGGAGCCCGAGCGGCTGCACCGGGGCCTCCAGGGGGCCCGCTTCACGGCGACCGCGCTCTCGGGCGTACGGCGCCGGGGCTGGGCCCAGTCGATCGGCGAGCGCGAGCCGGGCGTCGCGTCCGTCTCCGCGCCCGTACGCGGCCCCTCGAACCGCGTGGTGGCCGCCGTCTCCGTCTCCGGGCCGATCGAGCGCCTGACGCGCCACCCTGGCCGGATGCACGCCCAGGCGGTCATCGACGCCGCCGCCCGCCTCTCCGAGGCCCTGCGCCGCACCGGCTGA
- a CDS encoding DUF4188 domain-containing protein, with protein MFAKPIRGRTTAAAEGDVVVLLIGMRVNHFWAVHHWLPVFVAMPRMLRELQKDKSRGLLAHVLMTASPRTYYVVQYWESKEKLYAYASSPDMLHHKAWAIINRKERAGKARGHVGLWHESYIVPEGAYESIYADMPAFGLAAAHGQVPLEKRGRRAKDRFAYRSAKVAEEAK; from the coding sequence ATGTTCGCGAAACCGATACGGGGCCGCACCACCGCCGCAGCCGAAGGTGATGTGGTCGTGCTGCTGATCGGTATGCGGGTCAACCACTTCTGGGCTGTGCACCACTGGTTGCCGGTGTTCGTCGCGATGCCGCGCATGCTGCGCGAACTGCAGAAGGACAAGAGCCGCGGACTGCTCGCCCATGTGCTGATGACGGCGTCCCCGCGGACGTACTACGTCGTCCAGTACTGGGAGTCCAAGGAGAAGCTCTACGCGTACGCGAGTTCGCCCGACATGCTCCACCACAAGGCGTGGGCGATCATCAACCGCAAGGAGCGGGCCGGAAAAGCGCGCGGACACGTCGGGCTGTGGCACGAGAGCTACATCGTGCCGGAGGGGGCGTACGAGTCGATCTACGCCGACATGCCGGCCTTCGGGCTCGCCGCGGCGCACGGTCAGGTGCCGCTGGAGAAGCGGGGCCGACGGGCCAAGGACCGGTTCGCGTACCGGTCGGCGAAGGTGGCCGAAGAGGCGAAGTGA
- a CDS encoding MerR family transcriptional regulator yields MRLAELSERSGVSIATIKYYLREGLLAPGHQVNATTAEYDEEHLRRLRLVRAMIQVGRVPVATVREVLGHVDDDSLGRTIRLGAAMWALPQVPEPDEDDAYVQAAHQEVNTLLDRLGWENAKRLSTVSPAYRSLVVSVAAFRRIGYGWGAELMAPYAELMHRTAVLDLDNMETHPSEEERIEFAILGAIINEPILQSLHRLAQEEETARRYGFE; encoded by the coding sequence ATGCGGCTGGCCGAGTTGAGCGAGCGCAGCGGTGTGTCCATCGCGACGATCAAGTACTACCTGCGCGAAGGGCTGTTGGCGCCGGGCCACCAGGTGAACGCGACCACGGCCGAGTACGACGAGGAGCATCTGCGCCGGCTGCGGCTGGTGCGCGCGATGATCCAGGTCGGCCGGGTGCCGGTGGCGACGGTCCGCGAAGTGCTCGGGCATGTGGACGACGACTCCCTGGGCCGCACGATCCGCCTGGGCGCGGCGATGTGGGCGCTGCCGCAGGTGCCGGAGCCGGACGAGGACGACGCGTACGTCCAGGCCGCACACCAGGAGGTCAACACGCTCCTGGACCGGCTCGGCTGGGAGAACGCCAAGCGGCTCTCGACCGTCTCCCCCGCGTACCGCTCACTGGTGGTCTCGGTGGCCGCGTTCCGCCGGATCGGCTACGGCTGGGGTGCCGAACTGATGGCGCCGTACGCCGAGTTGATGCACCGGACGGCCGTCCTCGACCTGGACAACATGGAGACGCACCCGTCGGAGGAGGAGCGGATCGAGTTCGCGATCCTGGGGGCGATCATCAACGAGCCGATCCTGCAGTCGCTGCACCGGCTGGCCCAGGAGGAGGAGACGGCGCGGCGGTACGGCTTCGAGTAG
- a CDS encoding HAD family hydrolase produces the protein MSIRAVVWDVDDTLFDYTGADRAAMCEHLAAEGLLDGYASVAEALERWRVATEFHWARFSAGEVSFEGQRLDRVRLFLGRELTDAEAEEWFRRYKAHYETAWALFPDVLPVLDALAATHRHAVLSNSSLTVQDRKLRVLGVHDRFEVILCAAELGVSKPEAAAFLAACDALELSPHEVAYVGDHPEIDGRGAAEAGLLSVWIDRGGARTGTDGGPAAPRRIASLAELPAILGADTRFGAPSTFG, from the coding sequence ATGAGCATTCGGGCCGTGGTCTGGGACGTCGACGACACCTTGTTCGACTACACCGGTGCGGACCGTGCGGCCATGTGTGAGCACTTGGCGGCCGAGGGACTGCTCGACGGGTATGCGAGCGTGGCGGAGGCCCTGGAGCGCTGGCGGGTGGCCACCGAGTTCCACTGGGCGCGGTTCTCGGCCGGGGAGGTCTCGTTCGAGGGGCAGCGGCTGGACCGTGTCCGGCTGTTCCTGGGCCGGGAGCTGACCGACGCCGAAGCCGAGGAGTGGTTCCGGCGCTACAAGGCCCACTACGAGACCGCCTGGGCTCTCTTCCCGGACGTCCTGCCCGTCCTCGACGCCCTCGCGGCCACCCACCGGCACGCCGTCCTCTCCAACTCCAGCCTCACCGTCCAGGACCGCAAGCTGCGTGTCCTCGGCGTGCACGACCGCTTCGAGGTCATCCTGTGCGCGGCCGAACTGGGCGTCTCCAAGCCCGAGGCCGCGGCCTTCCTCGCGGCCTGCGACGCCCTGGAATTGTCCCCGCACGAAGTGGCGTACGTCGGCGACCATCCGGAGATCGACGGGCGCGGCGCCGCCGAAGCCGGTCTGCTCTCCGTCTGGATCGACCGTGGCGGCGCCCGTACCGGCACCGACGGCGGACCGGCCGCCCCACGGCGGATCGCCTCGCTGGCCGAACTCCCCGCGATCCTCGGCGCGGATACCCGTTTTGGAGCGCCGTCCACCTTCGGGTAA
- a CDS encoding DUF4241 domain-containing protein, which yields MPMTARDHTWLFTPGSTFTYESGETGVIHIADGGELWLPTGRVVACDPFVYLGQGDIEPFTVAVEPGRYRVEAAVATLTRPGEVLAGADGDPHRRVAAARLVVRDGPTATWELAVRPGQDLAELGDDEFYGYGVDAGTGAFYDAAADASFPDCEGDEGPLWDAFENSTWAPGPHLVTAPDTGHNLVAFSSGWGDGVYPTWIGRTATGEVTCFVTDFFVALDPSDAPE from the coding sequence ATGCCGATGACCGCTCGTGACCACACCTGGCTGTTCACGCCCGGAAGCACGTTCACGTACGAGTCGGGGGAGACCGGCGTGATCCACATCGCGGACGGCGGCGAGCTGTGGCTGCCCACCGGCCGCGTCGTGGCCTGCGACCCGTTCGTCTACCTGGGCCAGGGGGACATCGAGCCCTTCACGGTCGCCGTCGAGCCCGGCCGCTACCGAGTCGAGGCGGCGGTGGCGACCCTCACCCGGCCCGGTGAGGTCCTGGCCGGAGCGGACGGCGATCCCCACCGGCGCGTGGCCGCCGCCCGTCTCGTCGTACGCGACGGGCCCACCGCCACCTGGGAGCTCGCCGTCCGGCCCGGCCAGGACCTCGCCGAGCTCGGCGACGACGAGTTCTACGGCTACGGAGTCGACGCCGGCACCGGCGCCTTCTACGACGCGGCGGCCGACGCCTCCTTCCCCGACTGCGAGGGCGACGAAGGGCCGCTGTGGGACGCCTTCGAGAACAGCACGTGGGCGCCCGGCCCTCATCTCGTCACCGCCCCGGACACCGGGCACAACCTCGTCGCCTTCTCGTCGGGCTGGGGTGACGGGGTCTATCCCACCTGGATCGGCCGCACGGCGACCGGCGAGGTCACCTGCTTCGTCACGGACTTCTTCGTTGCCCTGGACCCGTCCGACGCCCCCGAGTGA
- the gltX gene encoding glutamate--tRNA ligase has translation MANANVRVRFCPSPTGNPHVGLVRTALFNWAYARHTGGTFVFRIEDTDAARDSEESYEQLLDSLRWLGFDWDEGPEIGGPHAPYRQSQRMDLYKDVARKLQDAGHAYHCYCSTEELDARRDAARAAGKPSGYDGHCRELSAEQKTAYEAEGRTPIVRFRMPDEAITFTDLVRGEITYLPENVPDYGIVRANGAPLYTLVNPVDDALMEITHVLRGEDLLSSTPRQIALYKALTELGIAKETPAFGHLPYVMGEGNKKLSKRDPESSLNLYRERGFLPEGLLNYLSLLGWSLSADRDIFAVDEMVAAFDVADVNPNPARFDLKKAESINGDHIRLLDVKDFTERCAPWLRAPFAPWAPEDFDETKWQAIAPHAQSRMKVLSEITDNVDFLFLPEPAVDEASWTKAMKEGSDALLRTAREKLDTADWSSPESLKEAVLAAGEEHGLKLGKAQAPVRVAVTGRTVGLPLFESLEILGKEKTLARIDAALAKLSA, from the coding sequence GTGGCTAACGCGAACGTCCGCGTACGTTTCTGTCCGTCCCCGACCGGCAACCCCCATGTGGGCCTGGTCCGCACGGCCCTGTTCAACTGGGCGTACGCCCGCCACACCGGCGGCACGTTCGTCTTCCGCATCGAGGACACCGACGCGGCCCGCGACTCCGAGGAGTCGTACGAGCAGCTCCTGGACTCGCTGCGCTGGCTGGGCTTCGACTGGGACGAGGGCCCCGAGATCGGCGGCCCGCACGCGCCGTACCGCCAGTCGCAGCGCATGGACCTCTACAAGGACGTCGCGCGGAAGCTCCAGGACGCCGGTCACGCGTACCACTGCTACTGCTCGACGGAGGAGCTGGACGCCCGCCGCGACGCCGCCCGCGCCGCCGGCAAGCCGTCCGGCTACGACGGCCACTGCCGCGAGCTGAGCGCCGAGCAGAAGACCGCGTACGAGGCCGAGGGCCGCACCCCCATCGTCCGCTTCCGGATGCCCGACGAGGCGATCACCTTCACGGACCTGGTCCGCGGCGAGATCACGTACCTCCCGGAGAACGTGCCGGACTACGGCATCGTCCGTGCGAACGGCGCACCGCTCTACACCCTGGTGAACCCGGTCGACGACGCCCTGATGGAGATCACCCACGTCCTGCGCGGCGAGGACCTGCTCTCCTCCACCCCGCGCCAGATCGCCCTCTACAAGGCGCTGACCGAGCTGGGCATCGCCAAGGAGACCCCGGCCTTCGGCCACCTCCCGTACGTCATGGGCGAGGGCAACAAGAAGCTCTCCAAGCGCGACCCGGAGTCCTCGCTCAACCTCTACAGGGAGCGCGGGTTCCTTCCCGAGGGCCTGCTCAACTACCTGTCCCTCCTCGGCTGGTCGCTGTCGGCGGACCGTGACATCTTCGCCGTCGACGAGATGGTCGCCGCCTTCGACGTCGCGGACGTGAACCCCAACCCGGCCCGTTTCGACCTCAAGAAGGCCGAGTCGATCAACGGCGACCACATCCGCCTGCTCGACGTGAAGGACTTCACCGAGCGCTGCGCCCCCTGGCTGCGGGCCCCGTTCGCCCCCTGGGCGCCGGAGGACTTCGACGAGACCAAGTGGCAGGCGATCGCCCCGCACGCGCAGTCCCGTATGAAGGTCCTCTCCGAGATCACGGACAACGTCGACTTCCTGTTCCTGCCGGAGCCGGCCGTCGACGAGGCGTCCTGGACGAAGGCCATGAAGGAGGGCTCGGACGCCCTGCTCCGCACGGCCCGCGAGAAGCTGGACACGGCCGACTGGTCCTCGCCCGAGTCCCTCAAGGAGGCCGTCCTGGCCGCCGGCGAGGAGCACGGCCTCAAGCTCGGCAAGGCCCAGGCCCCGGTCCGCGTCGCCGTCACCGGCCGCACGGTCGGCCTGCCGCTCTTCGAGTCCCTGGAGATCCTGGGCAAGGAGAAGACGCTGGCCCGTATCGACGCGGCGCTGGCGAAGCTGAGCGCATAA